One window of Streptococcus troglodytae genomic DNA carries:
- a CDS encoding ABC transporter substrate-binding protein — translation MALAALSFVSAAVLAACGSAPGGSSDAAGNKIGDTVKIGYNLELSGDVAAYGQAEKNGANLAVEEINKAGGIDGKKIKVISKDNKSDNGEASTISTNLATQSKVNAILGPATSGATAAAAPNANDAAVPLVTPSGTQDNLTYSKGKVQDYIFRTTFQDSFQGKIIAKYATDNLKAKKVALYYDKSSDYAQGIADAFKKAYKGKITVEDTFQAKDQDFQAALTKFKNKNFDAIVIPGYYTETGLITKQARDMGLTQPILGPDGFNDEKYVEGAGAANTNNVHYVSGYSTKVALTNKAEKFLKDYKAKYGEEPNMFAALAYDSVYMIADAAKDAKTSKDIATSLAKLKNFKGVTGKMTIDKKHNPVKSAVMVGLKDGKEDTATAVEAK, via the coding sequence ATAGCTCTAGCAGCTCTTTCTTTTGTTAGTGCAGCTGTTCTTGCAGCTTGCGGCTCAGCACCTGGTGGTTCATCAGATGCAGCTGGTAATAAAATCGGAGATACCGTAAAAATTGGTTACAATCTTGAATTATCAGGAGATGTAGCCGCTTATGGACAGGCTGAAAAGAATGGTGCTAACCTTGCTGTTGAAGAGATTAATAAGGCAGGCGGCATTGACGGTAAAAAGATTAAAGTTATCTCAAAAGATAATAAATCTGATAACGGTGAAGCATCAACAATCTCAACTAATCTTGCTACCCAAAGTAAAGTAAATGCTATCTTGGGACCAGCAACATCCGGTGCTACAGCGGCTGCTGCTCCCAATGCCAACGATGCTGCAGTACCACTCGTAACGCCTTCTGGAACACAAGATAATTTGACCTATTCAAAAGGCAAAGTTCAAGATTACATCTTCCGTACAACTTTTCAAGATAGCTTCCAAGGTAAGATCATTGCAAAATATGCAACAGATAATTTGAAAGCTAAAAAAGTAGCGCTTTACTATGATAAGTCAAGCGATTATGCCCAAGGTATTGCTGATGCATTCAAAAAAGCATATAAAGGAAAGATTACTGTTGAAGATACCTTTCAAGCTAAAGATCAAGATTTCCAAGCAGCTCTGACCAAGTTTAAAAATAAGAACTTTGATGCTATTGTGATACCAGGTTATTATACTGAAACTGGTTTGATTACAAAGCAAGCACGTGATATGGGGCTTACCCAACCTATCTTAGGACCTGATGGTTTTAATGATGAAAAATATGTTGAAGGTGCTGGTGCAGCCAATACCAATAATGTCCATTATGTGTCTGGTTACTCAACAAAAGTTGCTTTAACAAATAAGGCTGAAAAATTCCTGAAAGATTATAAGGCTAAATATGGTGAAGAACCAAATATGTTTGCAGCTCTTGCTTATGATTCCGTTTATATGATTGCTGATGCTGCAAAAGATGCCAAAACATCTAAGGATATTGCAACAAGCCTAGCTAAATTGAAAAACTTTAAAGGTGTGACAGGTAAAATGACAATTGATAAGAAACATAATCCTGTTAAATCTGCTGTTATGGTTGGTCTTAAAGATGGCAAAGAAGACACAGCTACTGCTGTTGAAGCAAAATAA
- a CDS encoding cystathionine gamma-synthase: MTEDYKLDTILAHAGINTDKTTGALTAPIHLSTTYQHPQFGRSTGFDYTRTKNPTRTVLEETLAKIEKAKYALVTSSGMAALVLLFNGFPIGSKVVAARDLYGGSFRWFNEQEKAGRFSFVYTNTETDMIAAISDETDYVFIETPTNPLMIEFDISKVAQAAHKHGAKVIVDNTFYSPIYQNPLVLGADVVLHSATKYLSGHNDVLAGVLMTSDQEIYDKLFYDQNTTGPTLSPLDTYLLMRGLKTLKLRMEKATQNAKTVVAYLEESPAVKEVFYTGKGGMISFKVVDEKKIPQILNHLQLFTFAESLGGVESLITYPATQTHLDIPEEVRHSYGLTDDLLRLSIGIEDAKDLIDDLKATLEA, from the coding sequence ATGACTGAAGACTATAAATTAGATACTATTCTGGCACATGCAGGAATTAATACGGACAAGACAACAGGAGCTTTGACGGCTCCTATTCATTTGTCAACGACTTATCAGCATCCTCAATTTGGTAGGTCAACAGGCTTTGATTACACACGGACAAAAAATCCTACCCGCACTGTTCTTGAAGAAACACTGGCTAAAATTGAAAAGGCTAAATATGCTTTAGTAACATCATCGGGTATGGCGGCGCTTGTTTTGCTTTTTAATGGTTTTCCTATTGGGAGTAAGGTAGTTGCGGCGCGTGATTTATATGGTGGTTCTTTTCGTTGGTTTAACGAACAGGAAAAAGCAGGAAGATTTTCTTTTGTTTACACCAATACAGAAACTGATATGATTGCTGCCATTTCAGATGAGACCGATTATGTTTTTATTGAAACACCAACCAATCCGCTCATGATTGAATTTGACATTAGTAAAGTTGCTCAGGCAGCTCATAAGCATGGTGCCAAGGTCATTGTTGATAACACTTTTTACAGTCCTATTTATCAAAATCCGCTCGTTTTAGGTGCTGATGTGGTTTTGCATTCAGCAACCAAATATTTATCAGGTCATAATGATGTTCTTGCTGGTGTTTTAATGACCAGCGATCAAGAAATTTACGATAAGCTTTTTTATGACCAAAATACAACAGGTCCAACACTCTCGCCTTTAGATACTTATTTGCTGATGCGCGGTCTGAAAACACTTAAATTGCGTATGGAAAAAGCAACACAAAATGCTAAGACAGTTGTTGCTTATTTAGAAGAATCACCTGCTGTTAAAGAGGTATTTTATACAGGAAAAGGCGGAATGATTTCTTTTAAAGTTGTGGATGAAAAGAAAATTCCGCAAATCCTCAATCATTTACAACTGTTTACCTTTGCAGAAAGTTTAGGCGGCGTTGAAAGTTTAATTACTTATCCAGCGACACAGACACACTTAGATATACCAGAGGAAGTGCGTCATTCTTATGGTTTGACAGATGATTTACTGCGTTTGTCCATTGGAATTGAAGATGCGAAAGACTTGATCGATGATTTAAAGGCTACTTTAGAAGCTTAA
- a CDS encoding DUF2129 domain-containing protein, with translation MIVYLYYNRDARKLNKYGNVVYHSRRMRYSVLYIAQDETDKIIEEIGALKFVKKVLPSYIDTIDQNFVGSLMR, from the coding sequence CTGATTGTTTATCTTTATTATAATCGTGATGCCAGAAAGCTTAATAAGTATGGCAACGTCGTTTACCATTCTCGGCGAATGCGTTATTCAGTACTTTATATTGCTCAAGATGAAACTGATAAAATCATTGAAGAGATTGGTGCTCTTAAGTTTGTCAAAAAGGTTCTTCCGTCTTATATTGATACGATTGATCAAAATTTCGTAGGCAGTTTAATGCGCTAG
- a CDS encoding MalY/PatB family protein, which translates to MGQYDFTTRPDRLNQFTYKWKTSENNPELLQMWVADMDFLPVPEIKEAIINYGREHIFGYNYFNDDLYQAVIDWEKKEHDYAVIKEDILFIDGVVPAISIALQAFSEKGDAVLINSPVYYPFARTIRLNDRRLVENSLQIINGRFEIDFEQLEKDIIDNNVKIYLLCSPHNPGGRVWDKDNLIKIAELCKKYGVILVSDEIHQDLALFGNKHHSLNTLDASYKDFTIILSSATKTFNIAGTKNSFAIIQNESLRRKFQHQQLANNQHEVPTVGMIATQAAFRYGKPWLEELKTVIEGNIKLVIKELEAKTKIKVMKPEGTYLVWLDFSAYVITQPQLSEKLQNEAKVVLNDGAHFGKEGKYCARLNVATPKNTVQEALNRIISVFGK; encoded by the coding sequence ATGGGACAATATGATTTTACAACAAGACCTGACCGTCTTAATCAATTTACCTATAAGTGGAAAACTTCTGAAAATAATCCAGAGCTTCTTCAGATGTGGGTGGCTGATATGGACTTTTTGCCTGTACCAGAAATTAAAGAAGCTATTATTAATTATGGACGAGAACATATTTTTGGTTATAACTATTTTAACGATGACCTCTATCAAGCGGTTATTGACTGGGAAAAAAAGGAGCATGACTATGCTGTTATAAAAGAAGACATTCTTTTCATTGATGGCGTTGTTCCAGCTATTTCAATAGCCCTACAGGCTTTTAGTGAAAAAGGAGATGCTGTTTTAATTAACTCACCCGTCTATTATCCTTTTGCACGTACAATCAGACTAAATGACCGTCGGTTGGTAGAAAATTCTCTGCAAATTATCAATGGACGTTTCGAGATTGATTTTGAGCAGCTAGAGAAAGATATTATTGACAATAATGTCAAAATTTATCTTCTTTGTAGTCCTCATAATCCTGGTGGACGTGTTTGGGATAAGGATAATTTGATCAAAATAGCTGAGCTTTGTAAGAAATATGGTGTGATTTTAGTTTCTGATGAAATTCATCAGGATTTAGCTCTTTTTGGAAATAAACATCATTCCCTCAACACTTTGGATGCTTCATACAAGGATTTTACGATTATTCTAAGTTCAGCAACGAAAACATTTAATATTGCAGGAACTAAAAACAGCTTTGCTATTATTCAAAATGAGAGTTTGCGTCGGAAATTTCAGCATCAGCAGTTGGCTAACAATCAGCATGAAGTGCCAACCGTTGGGATGATAGCAACTCAAGCTGCCTTCCGATATGGAAAACCTTGGTTGGAAGAGCTCAAAACAGTTATTGAAGGAAATATTAAACTGGTCATAAAGGAATTGGAAGCAAAAACGAAAATCAAAGTGATGAAACCTGAAGGTACTTATTTGGTTTGGCTGGATTTTTCTGCTTATGTTATTACTCAGCCTCAACTGAGTGAAAAACTGCAAAATGAAGCAAAAGTTGTCCTCAATGATGGTGCGCACTTCGGTAAGGAAGGCAAGTACTGTGCCCGCCTTAATGTTGCGACACCTAAAAATACAGTTCAAGAAGCACTAAATCGCATTATCAGTGTCTTTGGAAAATAA
- a CDS encoding branched-chain amino acid ABC transporter permease produces the protein MLQQLINGLILGSVYALLALGYTMVYGIIKLINFAHGDIYMMGAFIGYFLITKYHMNFFVALVLTMVLTAILGVVIEFLAYRPLRNSTRIAALITAIGVSFFLEYSMVRLVGANKHAFPQTLATVKYNLGPVSVTNVQLIILGVSIFLMLALQFIVQKTKMGKAMRAVSVDSDAAQLMGINVNSTISFTFALGSALAGAGGVLIGLYYNSVDPLMGMVPGIKAFVAAVLGGIGIIPGAAVGGFMIGLLETFSVSIGLASYKDAVVYAVLIIILLVRPAGILGKNVKEKV, from the coding sequence ATGCTCCAACAACTTATTAATGGTCTTATCTTAGGGAGTGTCTATGCGCTGTTAGCCCTTGGTTATACCATGGTTTATGGAATTATTAAGTTAATTAACTTTGCCCATGGAGATATTTATATGATGGGAGCCTTTATTGGTTATTTTCTTATTACAAAATATCATATGAATTTCTTTGTGGCTCTTGTGCTGACGATGGTTCTAACAGCTATCTTGGGGGTCGTGATTGAATTTCTGGCTTATCGTCCTTTGCGGAATTCGACACGTATCGCTGCCTTGATTACTGCCATTGGCGTTTCTTTTTTTCTCGAATACAGTATGGTTCGTTTAGTTGGTGCCAATAAACATGCTTTTCCCCAAACTCTTGCCACAGTGAAATACAATTTAGGTCCTGTTAGTGTAACCAATGTACAACTCATCATTTTGGGAGTCTCTATTTTCTTGATGTTGGCTTTGCAGTTTATTGTTCAAAAAACTAAAATGGGTAAAGCCATGCGTGCCGTTTCAGTTGACAGTGATGCTGCGCAGTTGATGGGAATCAATGTTAATAGTACTATCAGTTTTACCTTTGCTTTAGGTTCTGCACTTGCTGGTGCTGGCGGTGTCTTGATCGGACTTTATTATAATTCTGTTGATCCACTGATGGGAATGGTTCCCGGTATTAAAGCCTTTGTCGCTGCTGTTTTAGGCGGTATCGGTATTATTCCAGGTGCAGCTGTCGGAGGTTTTATGATTGGTCTTTTAGAGACGTTTTCTGTTTCTATCGGTCTTGCAAGTTACAAGGATGCAGTTGTCTATGCAGTGCTTATCATTATCCTTTTAGTAAGACCAGCTGGTATTTTAGGAAAAAATGTGAAAGAGAAGGTGTAA
- a CDS encoding UDP-N-acetylmuramoyl-L-alanyl-D-glutamate--L-lysine ligase, with protein sequence MITIEKTLEILKEDDNLREIVANNHYSLNWKEKINFQKISYDSRDVDDKSLFFVKGATFKKEFLEKAIESGLTFYVAEKDYQVGIPLILVNNIKNAMCLIAKEFYDNPQDKLKTLAFTGTKGKTTAAYFAYHILKQSYRPAMLSTMNTTLDGKTFFKSKLTTPESLDLFKMMAQAAANGMTHLIMEVSSQAYLVGRVYGLTFDVGVFLNISPDHIGPIEHPTFEDYFYHKRLLLKHSRYAIVNSQMDHFALVREQVADQPHDFYGKYSDNQIINSKAFSFDLTGKLAGHYDIQLTGSFNQENAVAAALACLQLGANQTDIQNGIAQTTVPGRMEVLTQKNGAKVFVDYAHNGDSLEKLLSVVEEHQKGTLILILGAPGNKGQSRRADFGHVINVHPELQVILTADDPNNEDPQLISQEIASHIKRPVDILVDRKQAIQKAMSLTQSENDAVIVAGKGADAFQIVKGQRTAYAGDIEVARKYL encoded by the coding sequence ATGATTACAATTGAAAAAACGTTAGAAATCTTAAAAGAAGATGATAATTTACGTGAAATTGTCGCAAACAACCACTACTCCCTTAATTGGAAAGAAAAGATAAACTTTCAAAAAATCAGCTATGACAGCCGTGATGTTGATGACAAGTCTCTCTTTTTTGTTAAAGGAGCAACTTTCAAAAAAGAATTTCTAGAAAAAGCTATCGAAAGCGGATTAACCTTTTATGTAGCAGAAAAAGATTATCAAGTGGGTATTCCGCTTATTCTTGTTAATAATATCAAAAATGCTATGTGTTTGATTGCTAAGGAATTTTATGACAACCCTCAAGATAAGTTGAAAACTTTGGCTTTTACAGGAACTAAAGGCAAAACAACAGCTGCTTATTTTGCTTATCATATCTTAAAGCAAAGTTACCGTCCAGCCATGCTTTCTACCATGAACACAACCCTAGATGGGAAAACCTTCTTCAAATCAAAATTAACAACCCCTGAGAGTTTAGATCTTTTTAAAATGATGGCACAGGCAGCTGCTAATGGCATGACTCATCTTATTATGGAAGTCTCCAGCCAAGCTTATTTAGTTGGCCGTGTTTACGGACTGACTTTTGATGTTGGTGTTTTTCTCAATATCAGTCCTGATCATATTGGACCGATTGAACATCCTACTTTTGAAGATTATTTTTACCATAAGCGCCTTTTACTGAAGCATAGTCGTTATGCTATCGTCAATAGTCAGATGGATCATTTTGCACTTGTTCGAGAACAGGTTGCCGACCAGCCGCATGATTTTTATGGGAAATATTCTGATAATCAAATTATAAACAGCAAGGCTTTTTCATTTGATCTGACGGGCAAATTAGCAGGCCATTATGACATTCAGCTGACAGGATCGTTCAATCAAGAAAATGCAGTTGCTGCTGCCTTGGCCTGCTTACAGTTAGGAGCTAACCAGACCGATATTCAAAACGGTATCGCTCAAACAACGGTGCCGGGGCGTATGGAAGTCCTCACTCAAAAAAATGGTGCCAAGGTCTTTGTCGATTATGCCCATAATGGAGATAGTTTAGAAAAGCTATTGTCAGTAGTTGAAGAACACCAAAAAGGAACATTAATTCTTATTCTTGGTGCTCCTGGAAATAAAGGCCAAAGTCGCCGCGCTGATTTTGGCCATGTCATCAATGTTCATCCAGAGCTGCAAGTTATTTTAACTGCAGATGATCCTAACAATGAAGATCCACAGCTTATCTCTCAAGAAATTGCCAGCCATATTAAGCGTCCTGTGGATATTCTTGTTGATCGTAAGCAAGCTATTCAAAAAGCCATGTCATTGACGCAGTCTGAAAATGATGCTGTCATTGTAGCTGGTAAAGGAGCTGACGCTTTTCAAATTGTTAAAGGACAGCGCACAGCATATGCTGGTGATATTGAAGTGGCTAGAAAATATCTTTAG
- a CDS encoding ABC transporter ATP-binding protein, whose translation MSDIRAESVQVAYDKDIIINDLTLQIPDQKITTIIGANGCGKSTLLKALTRIQAIKKGQILLDGQAISQLPTKEVAKKLALLPQVLEATEGISVYELISYGRFPHQKYLGNLSKEDRNKIHWAMEVTKVVDFANLDVDNLSGGQRQRVWIAMALAQDTDTIFLDEPTTYLDMNHQLEILELLQRLNQETQKTIIMVLHDLNLSARFSDHLIAMKNGQIKYQGNVQTIMTPSILKDIFQIDAQITKDPIHKCPVLLTYQLI comes from the coding sequence ATGTCAGATATTCGTGCTGAATCCGTTCAAGTTGCTTATGACAAGGATATTATTATTAACGATCTAACTCTCCAAATTCCTGACCAAAAGATTACAACTATCATTGGTGCAAATGGCTGTGGTAAATCAACCTTATTGAAAGCTTTAACACGCATTCAAGCGATCAAAAAAGGACAAATTTTGTTGGATGGTCAGGCTATTAGCCAATTGCCAACTAAAGAAGTTGCTAAAAAGTTAGCTCTTTTACCCCAAGTTTTAGAAGCGACTGAAGGTATTTCAGTTTATGAATTGATTTCATATGGACGATTTCCCCATCAAAAGTATTTAGGAAATCTTTCTAAAGAAGATAGGAATAAAATCCATTGGGCAATGGAAGTGACTAAGGTGGTTGATTTTGCCAATTTGGATGTTGATAATCTTTCAGGTGGTCAACGCCAGCGTGTTTGGATTGCAATGGCCTTGGCTCAAGATACAGATACCATTTTTCTAGACGAACCAACAACTTATCTTGATATGAATCATCAATTAGAAATTTTAGAATTGTTGCAAAGACTCAATCAAGAAACACAAAAGACTATTATCATGGTGCTTCACGACCTTAATCTATCTGCTCGTTTCTCTGATCATCTCATTGCTATGAAAAACGGGCAAATTAAATATCAGGGTAATGTTCAAACGATTATGACACCTTCCATTTTAAAAGATATTTTTCAGATAGATGCTCAAATTACTAAAGATCCTATCCATAAATGCCCCGTTCTACTGACTTATCAGTTAATATAG
- a CDS encoding putative polysaccharide biosynthesis protein yields the protein MSDKETKMTQQEQMVRGTAWLTAGNFISRLLGAVYIIPWYAWMGKYAAEANALFGMGYEIYALFLLISTVGIPVAVAKQVSKYNTLGDPKKSTYLVRKILHFMLGLGAIFAVIMYIGSPVFASMSRGGQDLVPVLRSLTLAVLVFPSMSVLRGFFQGFNNLKPYAMSQIAEQVVRVIWMLLTAFFIMKMSSGDYVDAVTQSTFAAFVGMFAGIAVLIYFLWQNDLLDALFGKKPEKIDIDTKDLLIETVKEAIPFIVTGSAIQVFKLIDQFTFGNSMALFTHYSDRELKVMFAYFSTNPGKVTMILIAVATAIAGVGIPLLTENFVKKDKKAAARLVVNNLQMLMIFIIPAIMGAVILAKPLYTIFYGLPQGQALGLFIVSLLQTIVLAIYTVLAPMLQALFENRKAIRYFIYGVIAKFVLQVPLIYFLRAYGPILATTFALFIPIILMYLQIQKITGFNRTAIRRTSLLVLILTAIMTIVVALATWLLGLILSDNSRIASLIYIIVIGFIGIVVYGTLALATHLLDKMLGTKAAGLRRKLHMN from the coding sequence ATGTCTGATAAAGAAACAAAGATGACACAGCAAGAGCAAATGGTTCGAGGAACTGCCTGGCTGACTGCTGGTAATTTCATTAGCCGTCTCCTCGGAGCTGTTTATATTATTCCTTGGTATGCATGGATGGGAAAATATGCAGCAGAAGCTAATGCTCTTTTTGGAATGGGTTATGAAATCTATGCCCTTTTTTTACTGATTTCAACTGTTGGTATTCCTGTTGCTGTTGCCAAACAGGTTTCAAAGTATAACACACTGGGAGATCCTAAAAAAAGTACCTATCTTGTGCGGAAGATTTTGCATTTTATGCTTGGTCTAGGTGCTATCTTTGCTGTTATTATGTATATAGGATCGCCTGTTTTTGCCAGTATGAGCCGTGGCGGTCAAGACCTGGTACCTGTCCTTAGAAGTTTAACTTTGGCAGTTCTTGTTTTTCCATCCATGAGCGTTTTAAGAGGCTTTTTTCAAGGGTTTAATAATCTCAAACCTTATGCTATGAGTCAAATAGCTGAACAAGTTGTTCGGGTTATTTGGATGCTTTTGACTGCTTTTTTTATCATGAAGATGAGCTCAGGAGACTATGTTGATGCAGTAACACAGTCTACTTTTGCTGCCTTTGTCGGAATGTTTGCAGGGATTGCCGTTCTTATTTATTTCCTATGGCAAAACGATTTATTAGATGCCCTATTTGGCAAAAAGCCTGAAAAGATTGATATTGATACCAAGGATCTCCTTATTGAAACAGTTAAAGAAGCTATTCCTTTTATCGTTACAGGTTCGGCTATTCAGGTCTTTAAACTGATTGATCAATTTACTTTTGGCAATAGTATGGCTCTTTTTACACATTATAGTGATAGAGAATTAAAAGTTATGTTTGCCTATTTTTCGACAAATCCAGGCAAAGTTACGATGATTCTGATTGCTGTTGCGACAGCGATTGCAGGTGTTGGTATTCCTTTATTAACAGAGAATTTTGTTAAAAAAGATAAAAAAGCTGCGGCACGCCTGGTTGTTAATAATTTACAAATGCTGATGATTTTTATCATTCCTGCCATTATGGGAGCTGTTATTTTAGCTAAGCCGCTCTATACTATTTTTTACGGTCTGCCTCAGGGACAAGCGTTGGGTCTGTTCATCGTTTCTTTACTGCAGACAATTGTTTTAGCTATCTATACGGTTTTAGCTCCGATGCTGCAGGCTTTATTTGAAAATCGTAAGGCTATTCGTTACTTTATTTATGGTGTTATTGCTAAATTTGTTTTACAAGTTCCTCTCATTTATTTTTTGCGGGCCTACGGTCCAATATTAGCAACAACGTTTGCCCTATTCATTCCAATTATTCTGATGTACCTTCAAATTCAAAAAATTACAGGCTTTAATCGCACTGCCATTAGAAGGACAAGTCTTTTAGTATTGATTTTGACAGCAATTATGACTATTGTTGTCGCTTTGGCAACTTGGCTGTTAGGGCTAATTCTATCAGATAATAGTCGAATCGCCAGTCTTATTTATATTATAGTGATTGGTTTTATTGGTATAGTTGTTTATGGTACCTTAGCTTTAGCTACTCATCTTCTTGATAAGATGTTGGGTACTAAGGCGGCTGGCCTTCGTCGGAAGCTCCATATGAATTAA
- the clpP gene encoding ATP-dependent Clp protease proteolytic subunit ClpP, translated as MELKEKYSMIPVVIEQTSRGERSYDIYSRLLKDRIIMLTGPVEDNMANSIIAQLLFLDAQDNTKDIYLYINSPGGSVSAGLAIVDTMNFIKSDVQTIVMGIAASMGTIIASSGAKGKRFMLPNAEYLIHQPMGGTGGGTQQSDMAIAAEQLLKTRKKLEKILSDNSGKTVKQIHKDAERDYWMDAKETLKYGFIDEIMENNELK; from the coding sequence ATTGAATTAAAGGAGAAATACAGTATGATTCCTGTAGTTATTGAACAAACGAGCCGTGGTGAACGCTCTTATGATATTTATTCACGTCTATTAAAAGATCGTATTATTATGTTGACTGGTCCTGTTGAAGACAATATGGCAAATTCCATTATTGCTCAGTTACTGTTTCTTGATGCACAAGATAATACCAAAGATATTTATCTTTATATTAATTCACCGGGTGGTTCTGTTTCAGCAGGCCTTGCTATTGTTGATACCATGAACTTTATTAAGTCTGATGTTCAGACAATTGTCATGGGTATTGCTGCTTCCATGGGAACAATCATCGCGTCTAGCGGTGCTAAAGGAAAACGTTTTATGTTACCAAATGCAGAATATCTTATCCATCAGCCAATGGGCGGTACAGGCGGTGGCACACAGCAGTCTGATATGGCTATTGCTGCCGAACAATTGCTTAAAACACGCAAAAAATTAGAAAAGATTCTATCAGATAATTCTGGAAAAACAGTAAAACAAATTCATAAGGATGCTGAACGTGATTATTGGATGGATGCTAAGGAAACATTAAAGTATGGTTTCATCGATGAAATCATGGAAAATAATGAATTAAAATAA
- a CDS encoding acyl-CoA thioester hydrolase/BAAT C-terminal domain-containing protein yields MIIAVCLGILLVIILGVLFIFIMRAVHNFKYSSQGIANTPDYYANPSKLSLYKTDIAGLTIEHVTGDYLNGFRIIPDNITYKGIIVTFGGSDGTPAYEQAVQLAQEGYQVLALFFFGMPNQHPTLAEVPVEYYQEIESYISQHFSQPDMITVIGTSKGAEYALLLASLYDSIDNVVLYAPSSHIYAGLDFRNYSSSWSQNNKALPYLDVRSENSLKLFYNFLIKTPISYYHTYKQALDKDKNSEEKRIKVEKTKANLLIFAGAKDAMWPSAESAKLIAKHHPKQTQVIIYKEAGHLFAGDGIIGSHGIYLSVGGNQTANEAAKKDSDQRLKEQLNLWHNYG; encoded by the coding sequence ATGATCATAGCAGTCTGTTTAGGAATTCTTTTGGTTATCATTTTAGGAGTTCTTTTCATTTTTATCATGAGAGCTGTTCACAATTTTAAGTACAGCTCACAAGGAATCGCTAACACTCCTGACTATTATGCCAATCCTAGTAAACTTTCTCTTTACAAAACTGATATTGCTGGTCTTACTATTGAACACGTAACAGGAGATTATCTCAATGGATTCAGGATAATTCCAGATAACATTACGTATAAAGGTATTATTGTAACTTTTGGGGGCTCCGATGGTACGCCTGCTTATGAACAAGCTGTTCAATTAGCTCAAGAAGGTTATCAGGTTTTAGCCCTATTCTTCTTTGGTATGCCTAATCAACATCCAACACTTGCTGAAGTGCCAGTAGAATATTATCAAGAAATTGAAAGCTATATTTCACAACACTTTAGTCAACCCGATATGATTACTGTAATTGGAACATCTAAAGGTGCAGAATATGCCCTACTACTTGCCAGTCTCTATGATTCCATTGATAATGTTGTTCTCTATGCTCCTTCTAGCCACATTTATGCTGGCTTGGATTTTAGAAACTACTCCTCTTCTTGGTCACAAAATAATAAAGCACTGCCTTACTTGGATGTCCGTTCAGAGAATTCTCTAAAACTCTTCTATAATTTTTTGATAAAAACACCTATTTCTTATTATCATACCTACAAACAGGCTTTAGATAAGGATAAAAACAGCGAGGAAAAACGCATTAAGGTTGAAAAAACAAAAGCAAATCTGCTCATTTTTGCTGGAGCAAAGGATGCTATGTGGCCAAGCGCTGAATCTGCAAAGCTCATAGCTAAGCATCATCCTAAACAAACACAAGTCATTATTTACAAAGAAGCCGGCCATTTGTTTGCCGGTGACGGAATCATCGGCAGTCATGGCATTTATCTGTCTGTTGGCGGAAATCAAACGGCTAATGAAGCTGCCAAAAAAGACAGTGACCAAAGACTCAAAGAACAATTAAATCTTTGGCATAACTATGGTTAA